The following coding sequences lie in one bacterium genomic window:
- a CDS encoding BtpA/SgcQ family protein has protein sequence MWTRDDLREALGSGVVGMIHLPALPGSPGWQGDLAAVETFTLAEAEALTAGGVRAIMVENYHDVPFLPGRVGAETVAAMTRLVGAVGRHFPDVALGVNVLRNDVDSALGIAVATGARFVRVNVHSGAAVTDQGPITGRAWETLRRRRELGADRPAAYVAILADVRVKHARPLVARPLAEEAADLRLRGRADAVIVTGAATGAGTDPADLVTVREALPDCPLLVGSGADAATAAMLRAHADGCIVGTSLKEPGAPARVSATRTREFLAAWQAVGA, from the coding sequence ATGTGGACCCGTGACGACTTGCGAGAAGCGTTGGGGAGCGGTGTCGTGGGCATGATCCACCTGCCCGCGCTTCCCGGCAGCCCCGGCTGGCAGGGCGACCTGGCCGCGGTCGAGACCTTCACCCTGGCCGAGGCCGAGGCCCTGACCGCCGGCGGTGTGAGGGCGATCATGGTCGAGAACTACCACGATGTGCCCTTCCTGCCCGGCCGGGTGGGCGCCGAGACGGTGGCCGCCATGACGCGCCTCGTCGGGGCGGTCGGGCGGCACTTCCCGGACGTGGCCCTCGGCGTGAATGTCCTGCGCAACGACGTGGACAGCGCCCTGGGAATCGCCGTCGCCACCGGCGCGCGGTTCGTGCGCGTGAACGTCCACAGCGGCGCCGCCGTGACCGACCAGGGCCCCATCACCGGCCGCGCCTGGGAGACCCTGCGCCGGCGGCGCGAACTGGGGGCCGACCGGCCGGCCGCCTACGTGGCGATCCTGGCCGACGTGCGGGTCAAGCACGCGCGGCCCCTCGTGGCCCGCCCGCTGGCGGAAGAGGCGGCCGATCTGCGCCTGCGCGGTCGCGCCGATGCCGTCATCGTCACCGGGGCGGCCACGGGTGCGGGCACCGATCCGGCCGACCTCGTGACCGTCCGCGAGGCCCTGCCCGACTGTCCGCTCCTGGTGGGCAGCGGGGCGGACGCGGCGACGGCGGCCATGCTGCGGGCCCACGCCGACGGGTGCATCGTGGGCACGAGCCTGAAGGAACCCGGCGCGCCCGCCCGGGTTTCCGCGACGCGGACCCGGGAGTTTCTGGCGGCCTGGCAGGCGGTGGGCGCGTGA
- a CDS encoding thymidine kinase gives MQIINGKTGWLEVICGPMFSGKSEELIKRLRRAQIAKRRVQIFKHAIDARYDATKIVSHSAQSMPGVAVSDVRDILDLVDDRTELVAIDEGQFFSDDIVEVANTLANRGKRVIVAGLDLDYMGNPFGPMPQLLCSAEYVTKQLAICMTCGDPANFTQRLTKATEQVVVGAAETYEARCRLHFEPPAEAGADGEAEGPERRSARG, from the coding sequence ATGCAGATCATCAACGGCAAGACGGGCTGGCTCGAGGTCATCTGCGGCCCCATGTTCAGCGGCAAGAGCGAGGAGCTGATCAAGCGCCTGCGTCGGGCCCAGATCGCCAAGCGGCGGGTGCAGATCTTCAAGCACGCCATCGACGCCCGCTACGACGCGACGAAGATCGTCTCCCACAGCGCCCAGAGCATGCCCGGGGTCGCCGTCAGCGACGTGCGCGACATCCTCGACCTCGTCGACGACCGCACGGAGCTGGTCGCCATCGACGAGGGCCAGTTCTTCAGCGACGACATCGTCGAGGTGGCCAACACCCTGGCCAACCGCGGCAAGCGGGTCATCGTCGCCGGGCTCGACCTCGACTACATGGGCAACCCCTTCGGCCCCATGCCTCAGCTGCTCTGCTCGGCCGAGTACGTGACCAAGCAGCTCGCCATCTGCATGACCTGCGGCGATCCGGCCAACTTCACCCAGCGCCTGACCAAGGCCACCGAGCAGGTCGTCGTCGGCGCCGCCGAGACCTACGAGGCCCGCTGCCGCCTGCATTTCGAGCCGCCCGCCGAGGCCGGCGCCGACGGGGAAGCAGAAGGCCCCGAGCGCCGCAGCGCCCGGGGCTGA
- a CDS encoding HDOD domain-containing protein — protein sequence MASKTNELQEILQTLGTLQSRVQELTAETGDVGNVPTDEADTDQPESPAVEPVRGPVVAPLRHARGDVGRDGMALLRAGIAELTTISEFKNFPKYFVGLAGKTGLRMLLLKKWTTGLQVFLEENIKVPPEARRKRPDGRAPIPTSRADIFEATANEATVYAGPVPVKHFPLDLTLMLGRGSRDRQIVIVPLPSQGHWNTFIYLDADKAAEKSLAIAEILAQFALARMQLLAKGVQTRQGRVAGILKSELHRRQKSQALRAERGPQPPALAADPPGSDDPLAIGGPVSPGPAPAASNAPEIDPFVVQPATAENADEGAPAPRPRRKLKLAPAGTSAPETDTGRTAMPDPKTADALPEAPAWADGDGATVRLTPEIVLSHSGELPALPRAACHIMAVIEDPRTTATKLESALAMDQALTAKVLRIANSPFYGAVREIKTVSEAIVRLGFVAIRNWTLVTAARSVFLAPGAGMLYQKIWRQSVMSAMAGQLVAQVVGRADPEAVFIGGLMQNIGQLVLARSHPELFQEILTESATTGRPYHEVEKETLGFDHGALGALLIREWNLSQDLEDAVRWHHDFAADEARNAQVAAMIALGEEIALTTSGEDADPSATDAPAEPEELSPVARFLGVTSVRVRELREKAKELQIDPHFFT from the coding sequence GTGGCGAGCAAGACCAACGAACTCCAGGAGATCCTGCAGACCCTCGGCACGCTGCAGTCGCGGGTGCAGGAGCTCACCGCCGAAACGGGCGACGTGGGCAACGTGCCCACCGACGAGGCGGACACCGACCAGCCCGAGTCCCCCGCCGTGGAACCGGTGCGGGGGCCCGTGGTGGCTCCCCTCCGCCATGCGCGGGGCGACGTGGGCCGCGACGGCATGGCCCTGCTCCGCGCCGGCATCGCCGAGCTGACGACCATTTCCGAGTTCAAGAACTTCCCCAAGTACTTCGTCGGTCTCGCCGGCAAGACCGGCCTGCGCATGCTGCTGCTGAAGAAGTGGACGACCGGCCTGCAGGTCTTCCTCGAGGAGAACATCAAGGTCCCGCCCGAGGCCCGCCGGAAGCGGCCGGACGGCCGGGCACCCATCCCCACGTCTCGCGCCGACATCTTCGAGGCCACGGCCAACGAGGCCACCGTGTACGCCGGGCCGGTGCCCGTGAAGCACTTCCCCCTCGACCTGACCCTGATGCTCGGCCGCGGCAGCCGCGATCGCCAGATCGTCATCGTGCCCCTGCCTTCCCAGGGCCACTGGAACACGTTCATCTACCTCGACGCCGACAAGGCCGCCGAGAAGTCGCTGGCCATCGCCGAGATCCTGGCCCAGTTCGCCCTGGCCCGCATGCAGCTGCTGGCCAAGGGCGTGCAGACGCGCCAGGGGCGGGTTGCCGGCATCCTCAAGTCCGAACTGCACCGTCGCCAGAAGAGCCAGGCCCTGCGGGCGGAACGCGGTCCGCAGCCGCCGGCTCTCGCCGCCGACCCGCCGGGCTCCGACGACCCCCTCGCCATCGGCGGGCCGGTCTCGCCCGGCCCGGCGCCGGCCGCCTCGAATGCGCCCGAGATCGATCCCTTCGTGGTGCAACCGGCCACCGCCGAGAACGCCGACGAAGGGGCGCCGGCCCCGCGCCCGCGCCGCAAGCTGAAGCTGGCGCCGGCGGGCACGTCCGCGCCGGAGACCGACACCGGTCGCACCGCGATGCCGGACCCGAAGACCGCCGACGCCCTGCCCGAAGCCCCGGCGTGGGCCGACGGCGACGGCGCGACCGTCCGGCTGACGCCGGAGATCGTACTCAGCCACAGCGGCGAGCTGCCGGCCCTGCCGCGGGCGGCCTGCCACATCATGGCCGTCATCGAAGACCCGCGGACCACGGCCACGAAGCTCGAATCGGCCCTGGCCATGGACCAGGCCCTCACGGCCAAGGTGCTGCGCATCGCCAACAGCCCCTTCTACGGCGCGGTCCGCGAGATCAAGACCGTCAGCGAGGCCATCGTGCGCCTGGGCTTCGTCGCCATCCGCAACTGGACCCTGGTCACGGCTGCGCGTTCGGTCTTCCTGGCGCCCGGTGCCGGCATGCTCTACCAGAAGATCTGGCGCCAGTCGGTCATGTCGGCGATGGCGGGCCAACTCGTGGCCCAGGTCGTCGGACGGGCCGATCCCGAGGCGGTGTTCATCGGCGGCCTGATGCAGAACATCGGGCAGCTCGTCCTGGCTCGCTCCCACCCGGAGCTCTTCCAGGAGATCCTCACCGAGTCGGCCACGACGGGGCGGCCCTACCACGAGGTCGAGAAGGAGACCCTCGGCTTCGACCACGGCGCCCTCGGGGCCCTGCTGATCCGGGAATGGAACCTGAGCCAGGACCTGGAGGATGCCGTCCGCTGGCACCACGACTTCGCGGCCGACGAGGCGCGCAACGCGCAGGTCGCCGCCATGATCGCCCTGGGCGAGGAGATCGCCCTGACCACGAGCGGCGAGGACGCCGACCCGTCCGCGACCGACGCACCGGCCGAGCCCGAGGAGCTGAGCCCGGTGGCGCGATTCCTGGGCGTCACTTCGGTGCGGGTGAGGGAACTGCGCGAGAAGGCGAAGGAACTGCAGATCGATCCGCACTTCTTCACGTAG
- the queD gene encoding 6-carboxytetrahydropterin synthase QueD, translating into MPFRITKSFRFDAAHHLPHVPEGHKCGRLHGHTYTVKLGLEGPLDERMGWVQDYGDVSAAFRPVLEMFDHYDLNAIPGLENSTAEIMARWIYERLKPDLPLLVDVTVCETPTTEAVYRP; encoded by the coding sequence ATGCCGTTCCGCATCACCAAGTCGTTCCGCTTCGACGCGGCCCATCACCTGCCCCACGTGCCGGAAGGCCACAAGTGCGGCCGGCTGCACGGCCACACGTACACGGTGAAACTGGGTCTGGAAGGCCCGCTGGACGAGCGGATGGGATGGGTCCAGGACTACGGCGACGTGAGCGCCGCCTTCCGGCCCGTGCTGGAGATGTTCGACCACTACGACCTGAACGCCATTCCCGGGCTCGAGAACAGCACCGCCGAGATCATGGCCCGCTGGATCTACGAGCGGCTGAAACCGGACCTGCCGCTCCTGGTGGACGTCACGGTGTGTGAGACGCCCACCACCGAGGCGGTCTACCGGCCCTGA
- a CDS encoding BatD family protein, translating into MVRRRDLGGLIAAVGVILALAGPARATYECDAAVNRTSVPQGGEIMLTVSTRGDMGWSADFDLPAIPGVRTYAGGTNQSMSMVNGRTETSVSRTYFLRVETDADFTIPAVTIHAGGATCSTEPIAITVTQAAAGANALPPAQTGNRTARPDPEPAAGAGGAAGQPGDDIFVTLTADHDKAWVGQQVVVTFSYWRRVQPWNNPSYTPPRTEGFWREDLGEKNARRVVRGRAYNVTEIRYAVFPTRAGALTIEPAELSFPAGVFDRFFQSQRSRTGPRVLRTEPLTITVQELPRPAPDGYSGLVATSLDLVSVVDRDTVPRGEAIGLQVRLTADGFLKGFSELPVPVPVGARLHDAGENYRTAIDRDRLVGHIAVEKVIVPDLEGALEVPAVALTWFDAADGRYRTSHTEPWRVTVLPSDRPRPSEDESGFLRSEIARLGEDLAFIHQVPRSLSRQSGTWTGGRLWWGLLLLPVALLGGFRLLLARWAAARRDPAGRRRRGALAAALARLAPEAAPSPDDVARAICGYVADCHDRPLASVGPEQVQAHCRALDDAAAARRLTGILAACDAARFGGAGGTASVDLARDAAEVLRRVDRARGQVGGAMPRLAILLLALLLAGLAGPAGAGDDRPGADPARLLAEGNQAYTEGRLDDAAALYLEAREAGVNDPVLHFNLGNTYARRGELGRAVASYLRAERLAPRDRDVAANLQWVRRHIRDLELNEGSLPLFIAQFVALVQAFTLDQWGLLTVVLAWLVAGLVAWGWYRDGFGERHRRLLLAGAGVLVVVVAITTARWYDEQGRDEAVVVADEVAVRSGPSRDFSTLFEVHDGLTLNIVGRREGWVRVGMGGDWEGWVPAESVEPVRLELSPQGR; encoded by the coding sequence ATGGTGAGGCGACGAGACCTTGGCGGCCTGATCGCGGCCGTGGGTGTGATCCTGGCCCTGGCCGGACCGGCCCGCGCGACCTACGAGTGCGACGCGGCGGTCAATCGGACGAGCGTGCCCCAGGGCGGCGAGATCATGCTGACGGTGAGCACGCGCGGCGACATGGGCTGGTCGGCGGACTTCGATCTGCCCGCCATCCCGGGCGTGCGCACCTATGCCGGGGGCACCAACCAGAGCATGAGCATGGTGAACGGGCGCACCGAGACCTCCGTGTCGCGCACCTACTTCCTGCGGGTCGAGACCGACGCCGACTTCACGATACCGGCCGTCACGATCCATGCGGGCGGCGCCACCTGCAGCACCGAGCCCATCGCCATCACGGTCACGCAGGCGGCCGCGGGTGCGAATGCCCTGCCTCCGGCCCAGACCGGCAACCGCACCGCGCGACCGGATCCGGAGCCCGCTGCGGGCGCGGGCGGGGCCGCCGGCCAGCCTGGCGACGACATCTTCGTCACGCTCACCGCCGACCACGACAAGGCCTGGGTCGGTCAGCAGGTGGTCGTCACCTTCAGCTACTGGCGCCGGGTCCAGCCCTGGAACAACCCGTCGTACACCCCGCCGCGCACGGAGGGCTTCTGGCGCGAGGATCTCGGCGAGAAGAATGCACGCCGCGTGGTCAGGGGCCGGGCCTACAACGTGACCGAGATCCGCTACGCCGTCTTCCCGACCCGTGCCGGTGCGTTGACCATCGAGCCGGCCGAGCTCAGCTTCCCGGCGGGAGTCTTCGACCGCTTCTTCCAGTCCCAGCGCTCGCGCACCGGCCCGCGCGTCCTGCGCACCGAACCGCTCACCATCACCGTGCAGGAACTGCCGCGGCCGGCCCCGGACGGCTACAGCGGGCTCGTGGCCACGTCCCTCGACCTCGTGAGCGTGGTCGACCGCGATACGGTGCCGCGGGGCGAGGCCATCGGGCTGCAGGTCAGGCTCACGGCCGACGGCTTCCTCAAGGGATTCAGCGAACTGCCGGTGCCGGTGCCCGTGGGGGCGCGGCTGCACGACGCCGGCGAGAACTACCGCACGGCCATCGACCGTGACCGGCTCGTGGGCCACATCGCGGTGGAGAAGGTCATCGTGCCCGATCTGGAGGGCGCCCTGGAGGTGCCTGCGGTGGCGCTGACGTGGTTCGACGCGGCCGATGGCCGCTACCGCACCTCGCACACCGAGCCCTGGCGCGTGACGGTGCTGCCGAGCGACCGCCCCCGCCCCAGCGAGGACGAGTCCGGCTTCCTGCGCAGCGAGATCGCCCGGCTCGGCGAAGACCTCGCCTTCATCCACCAGGTGCCGCGCTCCCTCTCGCGGCAGTCCGGCACCTGGACCGGCGGCCGCCTGTGGTGGGGGCTGCTGCTGCTGCCCGTGGCCCTGCTGGGCGGCTTCCGCCTGCTTCTGGCCCGCTGGGCCGCCGCCCGGCGCGACCCGGCCGGACGGCGTCGGCGAGGGGCCCTGGCGGCCGCCTTGGCGCGGCTGGCCCCCGAGGCCGCCCCGAGTCCCGACGACGTGGCCCGGGCCATCTGCGGCTACGTCGCCGACTGCCACGACCGGCCCCTGGCCTCGGTGGGGCCGGAGCAGGTCCAGGCCCACTGCCGCGCCCTGGACGATGCCGCCGCCGCGCGACGCCTGACCGGGATCCTCGCGGCCTGCGATGCGGCCCGTTTCGGCGGCGCCGGCGGGACGGCCTCGGTCGATCTGGCCCGCGACGCCGCCGAGGTCCTGCGGCGGGTCGACCGGGCCCGTGGCCAGGTCGGCGGCGCGATGCCGCGTCTGGCGATCCTGCTGCTCGCCCTGCTCCTGGCCGGCCTGGCCGGGCCCGCCGGGGCGGGCGACGACCGTCCGGGGGCCGATCCCGCGCGCCTGCTGGCCGAAGGCAACCAGGCCTACACCGAAGGGCGTCTCGACGATGCGGCGGCGCTGTACCTGGAAGCCCGCGAGGCCGGCGTCAACGATCCGGTGCTGCACTTCAATCTCGGCAACACCTACGCCCGCCGTGGCGAACTCGGCCGCGCGGTGGCCTCGTACCTGCGCGCCGAACGGCTGGCGCCCCGCGACCGCGACGTGGCGGCCAACCTCCAGTGGGTGCGGCGCCACATCCGCGACCTCGAACTGAACGAGGGCTCGCTGCCCCTGTTCATCGCCCAGTTCGTGGCGCTGGTCCAGGCCTTCACCCTCGACCAGTGGGGCCTGCTGACGGTGGTGCTGGCGTGGCTGGTGGCCGGGCTCGTGGCCTGGGGATGGTACCGCGACGGCTTCGGCGAGCGCCACCGGCGGCTGCTCCTGGCCGGCGCCGGGGTCCTCGTCGTGGTCGTGGCGATCACCACGGCGCGCTGGTACGACGAACAGGGCCGCGACGAGGCCGTCGTCGTGGCCGACGAGGTCGCCGTGCGCTCGGGCCCGTCGCGGGATTTCTCGACCCTCTTCGAGGTGCACGACGGCCTGACCCTGAACATCGTCGGCCGTCGCGAGGGATGGGTGCGGGTCGGCATGGGGGGCGACTGGGAAGGCTGGGTCCCCGCCGAGAGCGTCGAGCCCGTCCGGCTGGAACTCTCGCCTCAGGGCCGGTAG